In Pradoshia eiseniae, one DNA window encodes the following:
- the yabG gene encoding sporulation peptidase YabG: MVKINDIVGRKSYECDIYFRVIDLRIQRGRETAILYGEDIRLVADAPLDDLEPIGEMKRAERELSTSMLVDQSNHLISQEFERMRHKKEYECTEGYRHQSDYFQIPGKVLHLDGDPMYLKKCLELYQQIGIPVHGVHCREKEMPYKIGELLETYRPDILVITGHDSYSKTKGTVDDIRAYRHSKDFVLTVKEARKKVHHLDQLVIFAGACQSHFESLIVAGANFASSPSRVNIHALDPVYIVAKVSYTSFMDQINVWDVVRNTLTGERGLGGVESRGALRIGMPFNQKEDEDLPENES; encoded by the coding sequence ATGGTAAAGATAAATGATATCGTCGGCCGAAAGTCATATGAATGCGATATATATTTCCGCGTCATTGATCTGCGAATCCAGCGGGGCAGGGAGACAGCTATTCTGTATGGGGAAGACATCCGGCTTGTTGCTGATGCCCCGCTTGATGACCTCGAGCCTATCGGAGAGATGAAGCGCGCTGAGCGGGAATTGAGCACGAGTATGCTCGTCGACCAATCCAATCATTTGATATCCCAGGAATTTGAGCGGATGCGCCATAAAAAAGAGTATGAATGCACGGAAGGTTACCGGCATCAATCAGATTATTTCCAAATACCCGGAAAGGTGCTGCACTTGGATGGAGATCCTATGTATTTAAAGAAATGCTTAGAGCTCTATCAGCAGATCGGAATTCCCGTTCATGGGGTCCATTGCCGGGAAAAGGAGATGCCCTATAAGATTGGGGAATTGCTTGAAACATACAGACCAGATATTCTCGTCATTACTGGTCATGATTCCTATTCAAAAACAAAAGGGACCGTTGATGATATCCGTGCTTATAGACATTCGAAGGATTTTGTCTTGACTGTCAAGGAAGCGCGCAAGAAGGTTCATCATCTTGATCAGCTTGTGATTTTCGCAGGGGCCTGCCAGTCTCACTTTGAGTCATTGATTGTAGCGGGCGCGAATTTTGCCAGCTCCCCTTCACGCGTCAATATCCATGCTTTAGATCCGGTATATATCGTCGCAAAGGTAAGTTATACGTCCTTTATGGATCAAATCAATGTTTGGGATGTTGTGAGAAATACGCTGACAGGCGAACGAGGCCTGGGCGGAGTGGAATCAAGAGGAGCCTTGCGCATCGGAATGCCATTTAACCAGAAAGAAGACGAGGACCTTCCTGAAAACGAATCATAA
- the rsmA gene encoding 16S rRNA (adenine(1518)-N(6)/adenine(1519)-N(6))-dimethyltransferase RsmA has protein sequence MNKDIATPIKTRQILEKYGFSFKKSLGQNFLIDTNILRNIVHHAQVTEESGAIEIGPGIGALTEQLAKLCKKVVAFEIDQRLLPILADTLSDYDNVKVIHEDILKADVAGVIEEEFAGKVRDLHVVANLPYYVTTPIIMKLLEEKLPLSGITVMLQKEVADRMAAKPGSKEYGSLSIAVQYYTEASVAMIVPKTVFVPQPNVDSAVIHLAIREKPAVDVIDESFFFMVTRASFAQRRKTILNNLSSQLPEGKSKKEIILKSLEESGIEPGRRGETLSLEEFAVLSNHLLPHFRQSNE, from the coding sequence ATGAATAAAGATATTGCAACGCCTATTAAAACGAGGCAAATATTAGAGAAGTACGGATTCTCCTTTAAGAAGAGTCTTGGGCAGAACTTCTTGATTGACACGAATATTCTCCGAAACATCGTTCATCACGCCCAAGTGACGGAGGAAAGCGGAGCTATAGAGATTGGACCAGGAATAGGTGCGCTGACTGAGCAATTGGCCAAGTTATGCAAAAAGGTTGTTGCCTTTGAGATTGACCAAAGGCTTTTGCCTATCTTAGCAGATACCTTATCCGATTACGACAATGTAAAGGTCATCCATGAAGATATTTTGAAGGCAGATGTTGCTGGCGTCATTGAGGAAGAGTTTGCAGGCAAGGTAAGGGATTTGCACGTCGTAGCCAATCTCCCGTATTATGTGACAACACCGATTATCATGAAACTGCTTGAGGAGAAACTGCCGCTTAGCGGAATTACGGTCATGCTTCAAAAGGAAGTGGCTGACCGGATGGCTGCAAAACCAGGCTCTAAGGAATATGGATCCCTGTCAATTGCTGTTCAATATTACACAGAGGCTTCAGTGGCTATGATCGTGCCTAAAACAGTCTTTGTTCCGCAGCCCAATGTAGATTCTGCTGTTATTCACCTGGCTATAAGGGAAAAGCCGGCAGTAGATGTAATCGATGAGTCATTTTTCTTTATGGTTACAAGGGCAAGCTTCGCACAACGCCGTAAGACTATACTTAATAATCTTTCCTCACAGCTTCCGGAAGGAAAGAGCAAGAAGGAGATTATTTTGAAAAGTCTTGAGGAAAGCGGAATCGAACCTGGAAGAAGAGGGGAAACACTCTCTCTTGAAGAATTTGCTGTCTTAAGCAATCATCTTCTGCCACACTTCAGGCAGAGCAACGAATAA
- the veg gene encoding biofilm formation stimulator Veg produces MPKSLTDIKQILDSHLGQKLLLKANGGRRKTIERSGVLAETYPSVFVVELDQDENSFERVSYSYADVLTETVELTFTEETSGKMA; encoded by the coding sequence ATGCCAAAAAGTTTGACTGATATTAAACAAATTTTGGATTCCCATTTGGGACAGAAGTTGCTACTCAAGGCGAATGGCGGTAGAAGAAAAACTATCGAGCGTTCGGGTGTATTAGCTGAGACTTATCCTTCGGTGTTCGTTGTCGAATTAGATCAGGATGAGAACTCCTTCGAGAGAGTATCCTACAGCTATGCAGACGTTTTAACGGAAACAGTGGAATTAACCTTTACTGAAGAGACATCAGGAAAAATGGCTTAA
- a CDS encoding G5 and 3D domain-containing protein encodes MIQSMKNLFSRPRRTPRTLLIIASAAVFILATGIIFYESTKKTVALSLDGKKQMVNTHADTINELLEELDVEVGKEDYLSLAKGTEISDDLEVVWTPAVEVELTIDRKTTSVWTLSDTVGEFMKEEGIQLRAEDKVSEGMDKTIEEGMNIKIEKAFPIVLKVGNKEREVWSTSTTVADLLKSEKVSVKELDRVSPELSDRLTGKTAVTVTKVEKVTDVVEEPINYEIISRKDSSLEKGKERVITEGQKGLISKTYELTKENGKIVSKELISEETVEEKIDQVVAVGTKEKRAAVKKVSASSSSSSTDEYYVTATAYTSGCNGCSGKTATGINLRANPNAKVIAVDPSFIPLGTKVYIEGYGYATAADTGGAVSGKKIDVFVPSAADAYNWGVKTVKIKVFR; translated from the coding sequence GTGATTCAAAGCATGAAAAACCTATTTTCCAGGCCGAGACGAACGCCAAGAACTTTATTGATTATAGCAAGTGCAGCTGTTTTTATTTTAGCAACAGGTATTATATTTTATGAGAGCACGAAAAAAACAGTGGCCTTGAGCCTGGATGGGAAAAAGCAAATGGTCAATACCCATGCTGACACCATTAATGAACTGCTAGAAGAATTAGATGTTGAGGTAGGCAAAGAGGATTATCTTAGTCTTGCAAAGGGAACTGAAATTAGCGATGACTTGGAAGTTGTATGGACTCCTGCTGTAGAGGTGGAGCTAACAATCGACCGGAAGACAACTTCCGTATGGACGCTTTCTGATACGGTTGGTGAATTCATGAAGGAAGAAGGCATACAGCTCCGAGCAGAGGACAAGGTATCCGAGGGAATGGATAAAACGATCGAAGAGGGTATGAATATCAAAATTGAAAAGGCATTCCCCATTGTCCTAAAGGTAGGAAACAAGGAACGGGAAGTATGGTCAACTTCGACCACGGTCGCTGACCTTTTAAAAAGTGAGAAGGTAAGCGTAAAAGAGTTAGACCGGGTCAGTCCGGAATTATCTGATCGTTTGACAGGCAAAACTGCTGTCACTGTAACGAAGGTAGAAAAGGTCACCGATGTGGTGGAAGAACCAATCAATTATGAAATCATCAGCCGAAAGGATTCATCCTTGGAAAAGGGCAAAGAGAGAGTCATAACTGAGGGCCAAAAAGGTTTAATCAGCAAGACGTATGAATTAACAAAGGAAAATGGCAAAATCGTTTCTAAGGAACTAATATCAGAGGAAACAGTCGAGGAAAAGATCGACCAAGTTGTTGCAGTAGGTACAAAGGAAAAGAGAGCAGCTGTAAAAAAGGTGTCTGCATCTTCATCCTCATCATCCACAGATGAGTATTATGTCACCGCAACGGCCTATACGAGCGGCTGCAATGGTTGTTCCGGCAAAACTGCAACAGGGATTAATCTGCGTGCTAACCCAAATGCTAAGGTCATAGCGGTAGATCCTAGCTTTATTCCACTGGGTACGAAGGTGTACATAGAGGGGTATGGATATGCGACAGCAGCTGATACTGGCGGTGCCGTGAGCGGAAAGAAAATTGACGTCTTTGTGCCATCGGCGGCAGATGCATACAATTGGGGCGTGAAGACAGTCAAAATTAAGGTGTTTCGTTAG
- the rnmV gene encoding ribonuclease M5 — protein MKIKEIIVVEGKDDTVAIKRALDADTIETNGSAINEETLEKIRLAQKVRGVIVFTDPDFPGERIRHIITQNVPGCQHAFLPKHLAIHKTGKGLGVEHATPEAIREALSNAKQMEHEQEEIISKEDLLMFGLIGGKEAADKRERLGKHLNIGYANGKQLYARLKMFGITKEEFLQAIEHINGVESNE, from the coding sequence ATGAAAATTAAGGAAATTATTGTGGTGGAAGGAAAGGATGACACGGTCGCAATCAAGCGGGCACTTGATGCTGATACAATAGAAACGAACGGTTCAGCCATCAATGAAGAGACACTTGAGAAAATACGCCTTGCCCAAAAGGTGCGCGGTGTCATTGTCTTTACGGACCCTGATTTTCCAGGGGAGCGGATTCGCCATATCATCACGCAAAACGTACCAGGCTGCCAGCACGCCTTTTTACCGAAGCATCTGGCCATCCATAAGACAGGAAAAGGGCTTGGGGTGGAGCATGCAACACCTGAGGCCATAAGGGAAGCCCTGTCGAATGCAAAGCAGATGGAACATGAGCAAGAAGAGATCATAAGTAAAGAGGATTTACTGATGTTTGGCCTCATTGGAGGAAAAGAAGCAGCGGATAAGAGAGAAAGATTAGGAAAACACTTGAATATCGGGTACGCTAATGGAAAGCAGTTATATGCGCGTCTGAAGATGTTCGGGATTACGAAGGAAGAGTTTCTACAGGCAATTGAACATATAAATGGAGTGGAATCAAATGAATAA
- a CDS encoding small, acid-soluble spore protein, alpha/beta type yields MGRRRSMMSEQFKEELAKELGFWDVVQKEGWGGIKASDAGNMVKRAIQIAEEQLANRS; encoded by the coding sequence TTGGGCAGAAGAAGAAGTATGATGTCTGAACAATTTAAAGAAGAGCTTGCGAAGGAACTCGGGTTTTGGGATGTTGTACAGAAAGAAGGATGGGGAGGCATTAAAGCTTCTGATGCGGGAAATATGGTCAAGCGGGCCATACAAATCGCTGAGGAGCAATTGGCTAACCGGTCATAA